One genomic window of Longimicrobiaceae bacterium includes the following:
- a CDS encoding NAD(P)-dependent oxidoreductase: protein MRVGFVGLGSMGMPMARNLVRAGHDVAAYNRTRSKADELAKDGARTADTPAAAAEGAEVVITMLADDHAVEDVVFGEDGFDDALAEGAVHVSMSTISVELSRMLADAHRTRGQRYVSAPVFGRPDAAEATKLRVVAAGAAEDIDLCRPLFAAMAQETFVAGTDPAAANVVKLAGNFLIASVIGALGEAFAFGRKQDVEADTLLEILGGSLLRGPIFENYAKQIAAQRYEPAGFKLKLGLKDMGLVLAAAGDAAVPMPIASALRDRLLTGVAQGHGDIDWSGAARLAAEAAGLDAD, encoded by the coding sequence ATGCGAGTGGGATTCGTGGGGCTGGGAAGCATGGGCATGCCGATGGCGCGCAACCTCGTCCGCGCCGGGCACGACGTCGCCGCGTACAACCGCACGCGCAGCAAGGCCGACGAGTTGGCGAAAGACGGCGCCCGCACCGCGGACACGCCGGCTGCCGCCGCGGAAGGCGCCGAGGTCGTGATCACCATGCTCGCCGACGACCATGCAGTGGAGGACGTGGTTTTCGGCGAAGACGGTTTCGACGATGCGTTGGCCGAGGGCGCCGTGCACGTCTCCATGAGCACCATCAGCGTGGAGCTGTCGCGCATGCTGGCAGACGCGCACCGCACGCGCGGGCAGCGCTACGTCTCCGCCCCCGTCTTCGGCCGCCCGGATGCGGCAGAGGCCACCAAGCTCCGCGTAGTCGCTGCAGGCGCCGCCGAAGACATCGACCTCTGCCGCCCGCTCTTCGCCGCGATGGCGCAGGAGACGTTCGTGGCCGGCACCGATCCCGCCGCCGCCAACGTGGTGAAGCTCGCCGGCAACTTCCTGATCGCCTCCGTCATCGGCGCGCTGGGCGAGGCGTTCGCTTTCGGCCGCAAGCAGGACGTGGAGGCCGACACGCTGCTGGAAATCCTGGGCGGTTCGCTCCTCCGCGGCCCCATCTTCGAGAACTACGCCAAGCAGATTGCGGCGCAGAGGTACGAACCCGCGGGCTTCAAGCTCAAGCTCGGTCTCAAGGACATGGGCCTCGTCCTCGCCGCCGCGGGTGACGCCGCCGTCCCCATGCCCATTGCCAGCGCCCTCCGCGACCGCCTGCTCACCGGCGTCGCCCAAGGCCACGGCGACATCGACTGGTCCGGCGCCGCGCGGCTTGCTGCCGAGGCTGCGGGGCTGGACGCAGACTGA